One genomic region from Sphingomicrobium aestuariivivum encodes:
- a CDS encoding YdcH family protein, giving the protein MNDDDPAQLLAALRHEHRRLDEEIERLESEGEADSLELARLKKSKLRLKDEIALVSDENTPDIIA; this is encoded by the coding sequence ATGAACGATGACGATCCCGCCCAATTGCTCGCCGCGCTTCGCCACGAGCATCGACGCCTCGACGAGGAGATCGAACGGCTTGAGTCGGAAGGCGAGGCCGACAGCCTCGAACTGGCGCGGCTCAAGAAATCCAAGCTGCGGCTGAAGGACGAGATCGCGCTCGTGAGCGACGAGAATACCCCCGACATCATCGCCTGA
- a CDS encoding NAD-dependent epimerase/dehydratase family protein — MTILVTGAAGFIGSATAKFLLERGEEVVGIDNLNAYYDPALKEARLAWIGDHPNFTFEKMDFANRDAVDSLKQRYRFDRIVHLGAQAGVRNSILKPHDYADANLVGHLNMLELARAHEPKHFVYASSSSVYGGNEKMPFSVDDRVDHPVSLYAATKRANELMSESYAHLYRVPMTGLRFFTVYGPWGRPDMAMWLFTEALYRGKPIRLFNHGKMRRDFTYIDDIVSGIIGCLDHPPADDGTMKQGGSRAPHAVYNIGNNNPEEIGTLVDILEDATGRKAEIEMAEMQPGDVPATFADIDPLKAATGFSPTTSLDTGARNFVRWYAEYHDIA; from the coding sequence ATGACGATATTAGTAACCGGCGCCGCGGGGTTCATCGGATCGGCAACAGCGAAATTCCTGCTCGAGCGCGGTGAAGAGGTCGTCGGCATCGACAATCTCAACGCCTATTACGACCCTGCCCTCAAGGAAGCGCGGCTCGCGTGGATCGGCGATCATCCGAACTTCACCTTCGAGAAGATGGACTTCGCGAACCGCGACGCGGTCGACAGCCTCAAGCAGCGCTACCGTTTCGACCGCATCGTCCATCTCGGTGCGCAGGCAGGCGTGCGCAATTCGATCCTCAAGCCGCACGATTATGCCGATGCCAATCTCGTCGGCCATCTCAACATGCTCGAACTGGCCCGCGCGCACGAGCCCAAGCATTTCGTCTATGCCAGCTCCTCCTCGGTCTATGGTGGCAACGAGAAGATGCCCTTCTCGGTCGATGACCGTGTCGACCATCCCGTCTCGCTCTATGCCGCGACCAAGCGCGCCAACGAGCTGATGAGCGAGAGCTATGCGCATCTCTATCGCGTGCCGATGACGGGTCTTCGCTTCTTCACCGTCTACGGCCCATGGGGTCGCCCCGACATGGCGATGTGGCTGTTCACCGAGGCGCTCTATCGCGGCAAGCCGATCCGCCTGTTCAACCATGGCAAGATGCGCCGCGACTTCACCTACATCGACGATATCGTCAGCGGCATCATCGGGTGCCTCGACCACCCGCCCGCCGATGACGGCACCATGAAGCAGGGCGGCTCGAGGGCCCCGCACGCCGTCTACAATATCGGCAACAACAACCCCGAGGAGATCGGCACGCTGGTCGACATCCTCGAGGACGCGACGGGGCGCAAGGCCGAGATCGAGATGGCCGAGATGCAGCCGGGCGACGTGCCCGCGACCTTCGCCGACATCGATCCCCTGAAGGCCGCGACCGGTTTTTCTCCCACGACCAGCCTTGACACCGGCGCCCGGAATTTCGTCCGGTGGTACGCCGAATATCACGACATCGCCTAG
- a CDS encoding NAD(P)H-dependent flavin oxidoreductase — MSLPPLFDTLRIPVIGAPLFIISHPALVIAQCKAGIVGSFPALNARPQSQLDEWLAEITEALDKHNRENPDNPAAPFAVNQIVHPTNTRWEEDLVTCEKYKVPIVITSLGAREELNTAVHGWGGITLHDIINNRFAHKALDKGADGLIAVAAGAGGHAGKLSPFALIQEIREYFDGPLFLSGAIAHGGAVMAAQAMGADGAYIGSPFIATHEARAMPEYKEEIVKSGADDIIGSSLFTGVYGNYLKGSIRNAGMDPDTLPEADPSSMNFGGAKAWKDIWGSGQGIGAVKEIVGAGERVAQLAEEYAAAKARLCA; from the coding sequence ATGAGCCTGCCGCCCCTGTTCGACACCCTGCGTATCCCTGTCATCGGGGCGCCGCTCTTCATCATCTCGCACCCCGCGCTGGTCATCGCCCAGTGCAAGGCCGGCATCGTCGGCAGCTTTCCTGCCTTGAACGCGCGCCCGCAAAGCCAGCTCGACGAATGGCTCGCCGAGATCACCGAGGCACTCGACAAGCACAACCGCGAAAACCCCGACAATCCGGCGGCGCCCTTCGCGGTCAACCAGATCGTCCACCCGACCAACACGCGTTGGGAAGAGGACCTCGTGACCTGCGAGAAGTACAAGGTGCCGATCGTCATCACCTCGCTGGGCGCACGCGAGGAGCTCAACACCGCGGTGCATGGGTGGGGCGGCATCACGCTTCACGACATCATCAACAACCGCTTCGCCCACAAGGCGCTCGACAAGGGTGCCGACGGCCTTATCGCCGTGGCGGCGGGCGCGGGCGGTCATGCCGGCAAGCTCTCGCCCTTCGCGCTAATCCAGGAAATCCGCGAATATTTCGACGGCCCGCTCTTCCTGTCGGGCGCCATCGCGCATGGCGGCGCGGTCATGGCGGCACAGGCGATGGGGGCCGACGGCGCCTATATCGGCTCTCCCTTCATCGCCACCCATGAAGCCCGCGCCATGCCCGAATATAAGGAAGAGATCGTCAAGTCGGGCGCCGACGACATCATCGGGTCCTCGCTCTTCACCGGCGTCTACGGCAACTATCTCAAGGGCTCGATCCGCAATGCGGGCATGGACCCCGACACGCTGCCCGAGGCCGATCCCTCGAGCATGAACTTCGGCGGCGCCAAGGCGTGGAAGGACATCTGGGGTTCGGGCCAGGGCATCGGCGCGGTCAAGGAAATCGTGGGGGCCGGCGAACGCGTCGCGCAGCTCGCCGAGGAATATGCCGCCGCCAAGGCGAGGCTCTGCGCCTAG
- a CDS encoding mechanosensitive ion channel family protein, whose product MLLTASATIARVDADISESMDTINSLADGFFASLPKMAIAFVVFLIFWVIASIVRKVIQRARFGDSGSTLSTVFGRIAYWILMIVGLFVALTVVLPSLTPGQLVSGLGIGGLAIGFAFQDIFQNLLAGILILIRQPFRIGDEIESGDYKGRVEAIETRATFIRTFDGRRVIIPNKQIYSDPLKVVSAYDHRRSQYDIGIGYGDDIREAKKIILETMEKTEGVLADPGPDVLVEDLAASWITLRARWWHDSVRSDEVKTKSRVIENVAYALTEAGIDLPFETNVLLFHDQTEESDGDRGKQREGWPSGNDNPRPRYKLDRPGDGDANKGRAGTVEEI is encoded by the coding sequence ATGCTTCTTACCGCCTCCGCAACGATCGCGCGCGTCGACGCCGACATTTCCGAAAGCATGGACACCATCAATTCGCTGGCAGACGGCTTCTTCGCCTCGCTGCCCAAGATGGCCATCGCTTTCGTGGTCTTCCTCATATTCTGGGTGATCGCCAGCATCGTCCGCAAGGTCATCCAGCGCGCCCGCTTCGGCGACAGCGGCTCGACGCTGTCGACGGTGTTCGGACGGATCGCCTATTGGATCCTGATGATCGTCGGGCTGTTCGTGGCATTGACCGTGGTGCTGCCCTCGCTCACCCCCGGCCAGCTCGTCTCGGGGCTCGGCATCGGCGGCCTCGCCATCGGTTTCGCCTTCCAGGACATCTTCCAGAATTTGCTGGCGGGCATCCTCATTCTCATCCGCCAGCCGTTCCGCATCGGCGACGAAATCGAGAGCGGCGACTATAAGGGCCGCGTCGAGGCGATCGAGACGCGCGCGACCTTCATCCGCACCTTCGACGGGCGGCGGGTGATCATCCCCAACAAGCAGATCTATTCGGATCCGCTGAAGGTGGTGAGCGCCTATGACCATCGCCGCAGCCAATATGACATCGGCATCGGCTATGGCGACGATATCCGCGAGGCCAAGAAGATCATTCTCGAGACGATGGAGAAGACCGAAGGCGTGCTCGCCGATCCGGGGCCGGATGTCTTGGTCGAGGATCTGGCGGCCAGCTGGATCACGCTGCGTGCACGCTGGTGGCATGACAGCGTGCGCTCGGACGAGGTGAAGACGAAGAGCCGCGTGATCGAGAATGTCGCTTATGCGCTGACCGAGGCGGGGATCGACCTGCCGTTCGAGACCAATGTGCTGCTCTTCCACGACCAGACCGAGGAAAGCGACGGCGACCGTGGCAAGCAGCGCGAAGGCTGGCCGTCGGGCAATGACAATCCGCGCCCGCGCTACAAGCTCGACCGTCCGGGCGATGGCGATGCCAACAAGGGCCGCGCGGGGACCGTCGAGGAAATCTGA
- the surE gene encoding 5'/3'-nucleotidase SurE produces MRILLTNDDGIHAPGLDILERIAAPLASELWIVAPAEEQSGAGHSLTLHQPLRIRKHGEKRYSVTGTPTDAVMLALGQLMKDCRPDLILSGVNRGANLGEDVTYSGTVSAAMEGALAGVPAIALSQCSMAPGTSDGVRWEATEQHGEAVLRQLASAPIPPRTLVNVNFPPVPAADVRGVKVCSQGFRDYSRLKIVERTDPRGFRYYWFGTGETIETPGHRTDLEVVADGYVAVTPLHLDLTDRDRLAVLADRFD; encoded by the coding sequence ATGCGCATCCTTCTCACCAATGACGACGGTATCCACGCCCCGGGACTCGATATCCTCGAACGAATCGCCGCCCCGCTGGCCAGCGAACTGTGGATCGTCGCCCCCGCCGAAGAGCAATCGGGTGCCGGGCACAGCCTGACGCTCCACCAGCCGCTCAGGATCCGCAAGCATGGCGAGAAGCGCTATTCGGTCACCGGCACGCCGACCGATGCGGTCATGCTGGCGCTCGGCCAGCTCATGAAGGACTGCCGCCCCGACCTCATCCTGTCGGGCGTCAACCGCGGCGCCAATCTCGGGGAGGACGTGACCTATTCGGGCACTGTCTCGGCGGCGATGGAAGGCGCGCTGGCGGGCGTGCCCGCGATCGCGCTCAGCCAGTGCTCGATGGCGCCCGGCACCAGCGACGGGGTGCGCTGGGAAGCGACCGAACAGCATGGCGAAGCGGTGCTGCGCCAACTCGCCAGCGCGCCGATCCCGCCGCGCACCCTCGTCAACGTCAATTTCCCGCCGGTCCCCGCCGCCGACGTGCGCGGCGTCAAGGTCTGCAGCCAGGGCTTTCGCGACTATTCGCGGCTCAAGATCGTCGAGCGCACCGACCCGCGCGGCTTTCGCTATTATTGGTTCGGCACGGGCGAGACGATCGAGACGCCGGGCCACCGCACCGACCTCGAGGTCGTCGCCGACGGTTATGTCGCGGTCACTCCGCTCCACCTCGACCTCACCGACCGCGACCGGCTCGCGGTGCTGGCGGACCGGTTCGACTAG
- a CDS encoding YdcH family protein yields the protein MEQAHVEALTNKHHKLAAQIETEEHRPQPDTALIQRLKREKLRLKDEIQGH from the coding sequence ATGGAACAGGCCCATGTCGAGGCGCTCACCAACAAACATCACAAGCTCGCCGCCCAGATCGAAACGGAGGAGCATCGACCGCAGCCCGACACGGCCCTTATCCAACGTCTCAAGAGAGAGAAACTTCGACTGAAGGACGAGATCCAGGGCCACTAG
- a CDS encoding nucleotidyltransferase family protein — protein sequence MHHLERWEQLGAAILGRKQLPHAGGVDNYRPDDWVRLSRSLEEHRGIPIALSLLSDEQRSAMPPALLERWKDAHITYTLQHLRQQQVLADCYAAFDKLGVDALALKGAWLSICGYAEPGLRPMRDLDLLVRGKENAVLVFDHLRSNGYRTLKPFQKHDWWLENSHQLPALVDPSESVLVEVHHRVFHGNGPDMSDEDRFWASAFKHKVIGQEVVFPGLEWTAVHILAHSFRDHKLNNGPLVVTDLSILFGHEDFQLERYQELVEHYALEKEAMLAFGLLSRVESKANDAEINAAWTMMFSSNRELRALRDRERFTQYSWGELLGQVVPSPSRLTSQYGVPKGFLSKARGYASHFNRLLRQRSTEVGTKVEPRTAAACEIFENLMSD from the coding sequence ATGCATCACCTTGAGCGATGGGAGCAACTGGGGGCAGCCATTCTGGGCAGGAAACAGCTTCCTCATGCCGGTGGCGTTGATAATTACAGGCCTGACGACTGGGTCCGCCTATCACGCAGCCTCGAGGAACATCGAGGCATTCCAATTGCTCTCTCATTGCTGAGTGACGAGCAACGGTCAGCCATGCCGCCTGCACTTCTCGAGCGCTGGAAAGACGCTCACATCACGTACACTCTCCAGCATCTACGGCAGCAACAAGTGCTGGCCGATTGCTACGCCGCATTCGATAAATTGGGGGTTGATGCCCTCGCACTGAAGGGGGCATGGCTCTCAATATGCGGCTATGCCGAACCTGGGCTGCGGCCGATGAGAGACCTCGACCTCTTGGTGCGTGGAAAAGAGAATGCCGTTCTTGTCTTCGATCACCTGAGGTCCAATGGCTATCGGACGTTGAAGCCGTTTCAGAAACATGACTGGTGGCTGGAAAATTCTCACCAGTTGCCCGCTCTGGTTGATCCGTCCGAGAGTGTGCTAGTCGAAGTTCATCATCGCGTCTTTCATGGCAACGGACCTGACATGAGCGATGAGGACCGCTTCTGGGCGTCGGCCTTCAAACACAAGGTAATTGGTCAGGAAGTCGTCTTCCCTGGATTAGAATGGACGGCCGTACATATTCTGGCCCATTCGTTCCGCGACCACAAACTCAACAACGGACCGCTTGTCGTCACCGATCTTTCGATTTTGTTCGGCCACGAAGATTTTCAACTCGAACGCTATCAAGAGCTGGTGGAGCACTATGCTCTCGAAAAAGAGGCCATGCTCGCGTTTGGTTTGCTCTCGCGAGTTGAGTCAAAGGCCAATGATGCAGAGATAAATGCCGCTTGGACGATGATGTTTTCGAGCAATAGGGAGTTGCGTGCCCTTCGCGATCGAGAGCGATTCACCCAGTACAGTTGGGGTGAGCTTCTTGGCCAGGTCGTGCCATCCCCAAGCAGACTCACGTCACAATATGGGGTCCCCAAAGGATTCTTGTCGAAAGCACGCGGTTATGCATCGCATTTCAATCGCTTGCTGAGGCAGCGCTCGACGGAAGTTGGAACGAAAGTTGAGCCTAGAACAGCAGCGGCATGCGAAATTTTTGAAAACCTTATGTCGGATTAG
- the dksA gene encoding RNA polymerase-binding protein DksA — translation MATALHDLNGEPKFDTIVLEEDYRPSNDEEFMCAKHKAYFLGKLKAWKESIVEESRATMAQLQIDSLREPDLADRASSETDWSLELRTRDRQRKLIAKIDAAIRRLHADDYGYCEVTGEPISLPRLEARPIATMTLEAQEKHERTERVSRDERTD, via the coding sequence TTGGCTACAGCGCTTCACGACCTTAACGGCGAACCCAAGTTCGACACGATCGTTCTCGAGGAGGACTATCGGCCCAGCAACGACGAAGAGTTCATGTGCGCCAAGCACAAGGCCTACTTCCTCGGCAAGCTGAAGGCCTGGAAGGAATCGATCGTCGAGGAAAGCCGCGCGACCATGGCGCAGCTCCAGATCGACAGCCTGCGCGAACCCGACCTTGCCGACCGCGCCTCGAGCGAAACCGACTGGAGCCTCGAGCTTCGCACGCGCGACCGCCAGCGCAAGCTCATCGCCAAGATCGATGCCGCCATCCGTCGCCTTCATGCTGACGATTATGGCTATTGCGAAGTGACCGGCGAGCCCATCTCGCTGCCGCGCCTCGAAGCCCGTCCGATTGCGACGATGACCTTGGAAGCGCAGGAAAAGCACGAGCGCACCGAGCGCGTGAGCCGCGACGAGCGTACCGACTGA
- a CDS encoding DUF305 domain-containing protein — translation MNCLSRLACCASLVALAAPAAAQQIVLPGAPGEASRVISAEEAGKISDTSYIEADVAFMQAMIHHHHQATLMADLVEGRTGNSDIVEAAGRITASQADEVEFMRTWLGQRGEYAPDPASHSAMAEGAMDHGNHGMSHDAMMTMAGMATPAEMAALAAAEGVDFDRQFLTLMIAHHEGALEMVGDLFNLPGTARDPLLAEFANDVRSDQQAEIAKMNLLLAGLSSDPRVGLKPGLYDAGEAIWNLRKVATLQKPTGFFDPANPSGMPPLSDEDADGDGEPDYVWDARSPLLSFAQTDMAFDGDKLFVGNYHGFNIYQLGEDGVPALLSSVVCPGGQGDVSVVGDLLIMSVEQTRGRIDCGLQGVSEDISEERFRGIRIFDISDIAMPRQVGLVQTCRGSHTHSIVDADDERVIVYVSGTAGVRDGEELEGCVGWVPGDTNTALFSIDVVEIPVANPAAARIVDSPRIFADEEGNIAGLWRGGDHGEGTQDSYITNQCHDITAFPERGIAAGACSGNGILLDISDPMKPVRIDAVTDNGFAYWHSATFSNDGSKVVFTDEWGGGGRPRCRASDPKNWGANAIYDVVDGKLVFKSYYKLPAAQSDEENCVAHNGSAIPVPGRDLFAQAWYQGGLSIMDFTDSENPVEIAYFDRGPVFDERMSFGGYWSTYYYDGRLYGTEITRGLDVFALEPSAYLSANEIAAANLAIQDGPFNPQQQTELMWKTDPVVALAYLDQLERNKSLDAGRIAQFRAAIRDGDMDLVKRLLPVLDGGADEARKAALKEVLAKLVG, via the coding sequence GTGAACTGCCTGTCTCGCCTGGCCTGCTGCGCCAGCCTTGTCGCTCTCGCCGCGCCCGCCGCCGCCCAGCAGATCGTGCTGCCCGGCGCCCCCGGTGAAGCTTCCCGCGTGATTTCCGCCGAGGAAGCCGGCAAGATCTCGGACACCAGCTACATCGAAGCCGACGTCGCCTTCATGCAGGCGATGATCCATCACCATCACCAGGCCACGCTGATGGCCGACCTCGTCGAGGGTCGGACCGGCAACAGCGACATCGTCGAGGCCGCCGGCCGCATCACCGCGAGCCAGGCCGATGAAGTGGAGTTCATGCGCACCTGGCTCGGACAGCGCGGTGAATATGCGCCCGATCCGGCCTCGCATTCGGCAATGGCCGAAGGCGCGATGGACCATGGCAATCACGGCATGAGCCACGACGCCATGATGACCATGGCCGGCATGGCCACGCCCGCCGAAATGGCCGCGCTCGCCGCCGCCGAGGGCGTCGACTTCGACCGCCAGTTCCTCACCCTCATGATCGCGCACCACGAAGGGGCGCTCGAGATGGTAGGCGACCTGTTCAACCTGCCCGGCACTGCGCGCGACCCGCTGCTTGCAGAGTTCGCCAATGACGTGCGTTCGGACCAGCAGGCCGAGATCGCCAAGATGAACCTGTTGCTGGCCGGCCTGTCGAGCGACCCGCGCGTCGGCCTGAAGCCCGGCCTCTACGACGCCGGGGAAGCGATCTGGAACCTGCGCAAGGTGGCGACCCTCCAGAAGCCGACCGGTTTCTTCGACCCCGCCAACCCGAGCGGCATGCCGCCGCTGTCCGACGAGGATGCCGATGGTGACGGGGAGCCCGATTATGTCTGGGACGCGCGCTCGCCGCTTCTCTCCTTCGCGCAGACCGACATGGCCTTCGACGGGGACAAGCTGTTCGTCGGCAACTATCACGGCTTCAACATCTACCAGCTGGGCGAGGACGGCGTCCCCGCCCTCCTCTCCTCGGTCGTCTGCCCCGGCGGGCAGGGCGACGTCTCGGTCGTCGGCGACCTTCTCATCATGAGCGTCGAGCAGACCCGCGGGCGCATCGACTGCGGCCTGCAGGGTGTCAGCGAGGACATCAGCGAGGAACGCTTCCGCGGTATCCGCATCTTCGACATTTCCGATATCGCCATGCCCCGCCAGGTCGGTCTCGTGCAGACCTGCCGCGGCAGCCACACCCACTCGATCGTCGATGCCGATGACGAGCGCGTGATCGTCTATGTCTCGGGCACCGCCGGCGTGCGCGACGGCGAGGAACTCGAAGGCTGTGTCGGCTGGGTGCCGGGCGACACCAACACCGCGCTCTTCTCGATCGACGTGGTCGAGATCCCCGTCGCCAATCCGGCCGCCGCGCGCATCGTCGACAGCCCCCGCATCTTCGCCGACGAGGAAGGCAACATCGCCGGCCTGTGGCGCGGCGGCGACCATGGTGAAGGCACGCAGGACAGCTACATCACCAACCAGTGCCACGACATCACCGCCTTCCCCGAGCGGGGTATCGCGGCGGGTGCCTGTTCGGGCAACGGTATCCTCCTCGACATCTCCGATCCGATGAAGCCGGTGCGCATCGACGCGGTGACCGATAACGGCTTTGCCTATTGGCACTCGGCGACCTTCAGTAATGATGGCTCGAAGGTCGTCTTCACCGACGAATGGGGTGGCGGCGGTCGCCCGCGCTGCCGCGCCTCGGACCCCAAGAACTGGGGCGCCAACGCGATCTACGACGTTGTCGACGGCAAGCTCGTCTTCAAGAGCTATTACAAGCTCCCCGCCGCCCAGTCGGACGAGGAAAATTGCGTCGCGCACAACGGCTCGGCCATCCCCGTGCCCGGGCGCGACCTGTTCGCGCAGGCCTGGTACCAGGGCGGGCTGTCGATCATGGACTTCACCGACAGCGAGAACCCGGTCGAGATTGCCTATTTCGACCGCGGCCCCGTGTTCGACGAGCGCATGAGCTTCGGCGGCTACTGGTCGACATACTATTATGATGGTCGTCTCTACGGCACCGAGATCACCCGCGGCCTCGACGTCTTCGCGCTCGAGCCCTCGGCCTATCTCAGCGCCAACGAGATCGCCGCGGCGAACCTCGCCATCCAGGACGGTCCGTTCAATCCGCAGCAGCAGACCGAGCTCATGTGGAAGACCGACCCCGTGGTCGCGCTGGCCTATCTCGACCAGCTCGAGCGCAACAAGTCCCTCGACGCCGGCCGCATCGCGCAGTTCCGCGCTGCCATTCGAGATGGCGACATGGACCTCGTGAAGCGGCTGCTGCCGGTGCTCGACGGCGGCGCGGACGAGGCCCGCAAGGCGGCGCTCAAGGAGGTGCTGGCCAAACTCGTCGGCTAA
- a CDS encoding DUF1465 family protein, whose protein sequence is MSESSEQTIGDEASLRITPRLVDALYNEAMLLADEARAYFDAEGRRDRAELPAGERVGFACESLKVTTRIMHIVAWLLTQKAVESGEIARGASAVQDRRLGHANPPDEELLPGLPEPAQRLISDSADLYARVKRLDENEHEPTPMQSPARALMGRLERDLLGG, encoded by the coding sequence ATGAGCGAGAGCAGCGAACAGACGATCGGAGACGAGGCCAGCCTGCGGATCACGCCGCGGCTGGTCGATGCGCTCTATAACGAGGCGATGCTGCTGGCCGACGAGGCGCGCGCCTATTTCGATGCCGAGGGACGCCGCGACCGCGCCGAACTGCCTGCGGGCGAGCGCGTCGGCTTTGCCTGCGAGTCGCTCAAGGTCACCACCCGCATCATGCATATCGTCGCCTGGCTCCTCACGCAGAAAGCGGTCGAGAGCGGCGAGATCGCGCGCGGCGCGAGCGCGGTACAGGACCGCCGGCTCGGCCATGCCAACCCGCCTGACGAGGAACTGCTTCCCGGCCTTCCCGAACCGGCGCAGCGGCTTATCAGCGACAGCGCCGACCTGTATGCGCGCGTGAAGCGGCTCGACGAGAACGAGCATGAGCCGACGCCGATGCAAAGCCCCGCGCGGGCGCTGATGGGGCGGCTCGAGCGCGACCTGCTCGGCGGCTAG